AAGGCTGGCTGTAGCTATATCGACGGCCCATGTTAACTAAACCTGAAAAAAACTAATCATATTAGATAGACATCTAATGATCCAGGAAGATAgacaattttttaataaaagagcAACATTCATTTATAAAGTAGAAAGCAGAAATACATAGATAGACATTCTAAGttattcattaataaagatAGACCTTTTAAAAGCAAACAGGAAGGGAATTCATCACGTTTAAGATAATACAAAGTACtaaacacataaattttaaGACATAGTTCTAACATAGAAACATAGACAAGTTCTCAGAAATACTGGCGGAGTAGCTTATTCTTGACAACTTCTTCAGCCTCACTTAGTGGTTCTTTCTTGGCTAGGAGTGTGTCTAGTATGGCAAGCTTTGACAGTTTCTCCTTCATCATGAGATCCTCCTTCTTCATTTCCCAAATGCTCGTATACTCAGCAAGAGACTTCCCTTGAGAATTATTCCTTTTAGCTTTAGCAGCCTTGATACCTTCAGGACGGATCTCATGATCACCAACAGTGGTGCTTGAAGTTTGTGAACATGTCTCTCCAGCTTTTCGCTTTGAACTCCCACTAGGTTTAGGAGTGTTAAGGCTAAGCCATTTCTGCTCATACCTCAACACACACCACGCATGTTCAAGATTAAATTTCGTGTTGTGATCAGAGTAGAAGATGTCATGAGCCACCTTGAGAACATCATTGTCATTCTGACCAGAACTAATATGTCTCTCTGCTGCCGCATATGCACCACAGAATTTGTTGGTGAAGTCATTGATTTTgtgccacctctgcttacaatGGAGATGCTCTCTTGGTTCACCACTCTCTCTAGCATGAGGACTTGCTGCATAATATTCACCTACTCGTTTCCGGAAGGTCCCTGATTTTTGTTCATTTCCAACAACAGCATCCTTAGATGTGTTTAGCCACACACTTATTAGGACCTCGTCATCAGCTAGAGTCCATTTCCTTCTCTCCCTACAGGCCACTGGTGTGTCTTCACGTACATCTGGAGCGTCGGTTTGTTGTGAACTGAAAGGAGGGATTTCTGAGGCTCCAAAGTTTAAAGTAGAAGGATAACTTTCATAAGGAAAGTTCTGACTGTTAAGAAGGCCTACATAACTACGAGACTGACTATATGGATTCCTTGAATCCATATTGATTAGAATAGAGAGAGGAGTATAGAAGAGAAACCGTAGATAAACCAGAGATATATGATACAATGAGGGATGGTTGGGGTTTAATAGGTGAAACTTGAAGAAGCAATAAGTAAGAATAATAAAGACATAACCATAAACTACCAACGTCTAATCAAGAGTTATTACACATTGCACAACCAAAAAGCTATCaagtaattaaattataagAGGATTTGGTttcaaacaaactagactccaATGACAAATAACTAACCATAAACATCTCTTCATTCCGACTTGTCAATTTAGTTCACTAACCCTCAATTAAGTTAAAAACGATTTCGTTCTAAACCAACTACAAGAACAAACGTACTAAACAATATGCTTTTTCGCAAAAAGGTTACATATGGTATGAGAACACACCATAAAACTCGAATGAGTGAATCACCACGCATACGTCGTTTTCTAACAAATCTTGTATTCTACCAATCATTTGAAAAATAATGCTATGAGAACACACCATAAATCACCAAGTTACAAAACGAATACTGAGTTACCAAAAATGATAAACCCTATAAACACTGAACTTCTAAACACGAATTCTCAAATCTACAAAGATAaccaaaaccccaaaatcaTAAACCAATATGGTGACAATTGAAATCAACGAGAAAGCAAGCTAATGAAACCCGGAAAACTACATAAAGATACACCCTTTGTAATTAATTTACAGAAAATACACAATTCTTGATACAACATTCCTCAGAAAATGAAAAAGCTAAGGAAAAGAATAAACCTTTGAATGGATTTGcagaagaaaaatcaaaaaacagAGACACGGTGCAGAGAGAAGACCCTTACATTTACTCAAACACTGAAATCCATCGAAGATCAATTGTACTCATCAAAAAAAGGAATCTAAAAATAGCTTCATCTCTGAAATCCCTAAATCTACCCTAATTTTCAATTAGACTTACTCAAACACCAAGCATAGAATCAGAAACAGATCGATGAACAATCACAAACAAAAAGCATGCAATCAAATCGTCACAATATAAATTTCCAATCAAACCCAAATACGGAGAGATCGGTGTAGATTGAACGACCAGATGACCGTCTGTTTGAAATCGCCGACGAAAGAGAGAGAATAGGGAGACGATGAGAATGAAATTGATACCGTAAAATTTACTTTCCCCTACCCCATTCGGTAAACATGTCGCCTTACGCCACATGCCCCTCAAGGACATGTttgaaaaattcttaattaaccgacgacttttttgttttttcataattttgatttaaattttggatgatTATTACTAAGCAATTTAGCTAAGAATTGCGGATAATGTTGGTGTACGGATAATGTTGGTGTAAGTGACAAAAAGTAATAGAACATTAAAAGAATTAAGATTTTGTATTGCCAATTAACATTTAAatggtttttaaataaaagacaGAAATTGCATTCGCTATCCAAATAAAAAACTCAAATTCACCGACTAACCAAAATCacattctattttttcttttctcttcttatcTCTTTCTCTATCGTTTTCCTAAAAATCTAATTATGTTTTCccgataaaagaaaaaacaaaactgcatccatacaaataaaaattaaaaatatcccAACAACATGTGTTCCACCGGCAGAATGAATGACAACCACAAGTCACAAATGAGCTCTACATATGTAAAATCTAATTTATGATGATGATAACTAGAACaaaataaatctataaatttatatgcaatagattcaaaagaaaacagatcatatattttaaagataaacAAATTTGTGTGGATGACACTCGCAATTCAGAAATCCACAAATGaacttatttttataatagaagTCATCTTCGTCTATTACCATTAAGTAATCAACTAAAGATTTGCAAAATTAATCCACTTGTTTAACTTAGTACTATTTTTGAtagataatttatcatattacAATAAATTGAAGACgagatttttgtgtataaattaataaagcAATAGAATCATCATAAGTGATTGACCTGAAAGCCCATATTAGAACAAGATCGAAACTATAGTGAATCCAGAGCAGCCGTGATCACCAGGGGGTCACAAAAGTTATCCACAAAGCCCATATCCAtggtaccccccccccccccccccccccctccacCCTCCACGGGTTGTGCGAGGAATAGTTCCGTGGATCGTATGGCTCTACGAGGTAACTCTTTACCACTCATGAAGGGTGATAGTTTTCATGGTCCTTATAGTAAAACATTTGCATCTATGTTTTAAACTAGCCCAAAAGTAATctactaaataataaaattaattcacttactaaattatttaccatttttaatagataatttattatattacaaTAAATGTAAGGCGCAAAAGTGTTTGTAaactaatagaaaaaaaaattaaatttatgatttttaattaattataaactaaataatCAATCAAATGTCTGAATTATAAAATCACTTAACGCGAGATTTGGtccaatataaaaaaaaaaacaaaagaaaaaaacaaggtttaattttttgtataatatcTTACATTTCGTTGAAACTATTGTTTCCAGAAATATTAGTAGTATGGATGCAAATCTTAGTATAATGAAATCTAAAGTAATATTCCCTCCGGATACGAATATACGATGttctatctttttattttgtatataaatatatgatgttttgagatataattaatgtatttatttttaaaatttaaaaataaattaaaaagtaaaattatgagTGGTAaaactttattgatataaccaaaaagtaacaattaaaatagtgcatttattattttttaatatatgtgtaaAAACTTAAACATCATACATTTAAATCCGAGAGTATTATTTTCAAggtcaaaaacaaaacaaaactggTTTAACAAGAAAGAGAGGAAAAAAGTCCCAGACGGTGGTTGTGTTTCCGGCAACAATTATTAAACCATGTCTTGTTAAAGTCTGTAACGCAAGATATTGACTTAATTAAACTAAACACACACATTTAATCATATTAAAACCGAACACTTTACTTCTTCTCCCTCTTACGTCTCTTTCAATTTCTCTCCGatcgcttctctctctctctctctctcggctgCCGCAATCCCAAGTTCTCGGGATTCGTGTCTCCTCATGTCAGGCCCTCTCGATTTCGCCAGACCTTGTAAGAAATATCTCATCGTTATCCCCACCGATGATCGCGGTTTTGAATTTTACAGAATTCGAATTGTGAATTGAGTTTGTGAGTTGATTGTTCAGGTTTCGAAGGGTGTTCAAGCAATGATGAGAGAAGAGAACGGAGATCAGACTTCGAAGTttcagaggaagagaagagaacaAGAATCGGCACCTTTAAGAAGAAAGCAGCCAAAGCTTCAAGCAAACTGAGACACTCTCTCAAGAAGAAAGGAAGCAGCGGTAGGAGGAGAAGCACTGATCGGAACTTCTCTCTTACCATTGAAGACATTCACGACGTTGAGGAACTGCGAGCTGTTGATGAGTTAAGGAGTCTACTCCTCTCTGAGAATCTACTTCCTCCAAAGCTTGATGATTATCACATCATGTTGAggtcatctctctctctctctagattttCATTGTATAGGCATGAGTGTGTTCGGGTATCTGTTCCAATCATGTTTTCCGAGTTTAGCCTCTCAGACCTCGTTCaggttttatatatgttttggtCGGGGTTCGGATAACAATATTTTCctgtttggtaaaaaaaaaattatttctatctaaaactcatttttttatttgaattcaTTTTGGGTTCGAACATTTCCGATATCATATAAACATACATTTTAGATACTTATTTTGACTGCTTATTCGGATTTTTAGGTTAGGATTCTCGGACTTTTTTGGGTTTAATTAACAACACTTCGAGTTCGGATATTCATTCAGATATTTTTCTTAGCTTGGATCGGATACAAGTTATTTTTAGCTCAGATCGGATACAAGTTAACACTCCTAGATGATGATGAGATCATGTTGCAGGTTCCTGAAAGCGAGGAAGTTTGACGTTGGGAAAACCAAACTGATGTGGAGTAACATGATTCAGTGGAGACAAGAGTTTGGTACAGACACTATTGTCGAGGTAATGATTttaacattaagtgttatttgcGTGTTTGTCTGATGagagttatttatttatttatgtatttgtgTTCTAGGATTTTGAGTTTCAAGAGGTGGATGAGGTTCTCAGATACTACCCTCAAGGCTATCATGGTGTTGACAAAGAAGGAAGACCTGTTTACATTGAGAGGTTAGGGAAAGTCGATCCGGCAAAACTCATTCAAGCCACCACATTAGAGAGATACATAAGGTATCATGTTCGAGAGTTTGAGAAGACTGTTAGTATCAAGTTTCCTGCTTGCTGCATTGCTGCTAAGAGACACATTGACTCTAGCACCACCATTCTTGACGTTCAAGGCGtggtacttaaaaaaaaactacttttttttttaccttgttTAGTGTTACTAATGTCCTTGCTtacttttcaatttttaaaattatgttttgcaGGGTTTAAAGAACTTCTCGAAGCCTGC
This Brassica napus cultivar Da-Ae chromosome C6, Da-Ae, whole genome shotgun sequence DNA region includes the following protein-coding sequences:
- the LOC125588492 gene encoding glutathione S-transferase T3-like gives rise to the protein MDSRNPYSQSRSYVGLLNSQNFPYESYPSTLNFGASEIPPFSSQQTDAPDVREDTPVACRERRKWTLADDEVLISVWLNTSKDAVVGNEQKSGTFRKRVGEYYAASPHARESGEPREHLHCKQRWHKINDFTNKFCGAYAAAERHISSGQNDNDVLKVAHDIFYSDHNTKFNLEHAWCVLRYEQKWLSLNTPKPSGSSKRKAGETCSQTSSTTVGDHEIRPEGIKAAKAKRNNSQGKSLAEYTSIWEMKKEDLMMKEKLSKLAILDTLLAKKEPLSEAEEVVKNKLLRQYF